The Flavobacterium praedii genome window below encodes:
- a CDS encoding NADP-dependent malic enzyme, with translation MDKNSKRSEALLYHAKPTPGKIQVVPTKKYATQRDLSLAYSPGVAEPCLEIAKDINNVYKYTAKGNLVAVITNGTAVLGLGDIGPEASKPVMEGKGLLFKIFSDIDVFDIEIGTKDIEEFIQTVKNIAPTFGGINLEDIKAPESFEIERRLVEELNIPVMHDDQHGTAIISSAALINALELANKKAEDVKMVVSGAGSAAIACADLYVLLGVKRENILMFNSKGLLTKDNPALSVLQLKYAKDGASVSLEESLKGADIFLGLSTANVMTPQMLLGMAENPIVFAMANPDPEIAYNLAISTRKDVIMATGRSDHPNQVNNVLGFPYIFRGALDVRATKINEEMKMAAVKALAALAKESVPEQVNVAYGATKLVFGREYIIPKPFDPRLISVVAPAVAKAAMDSEVALNPITDWEKYKEELLDRLGNDNKMIRMITNRAKTDPKRVVFAEAEQLDVLKAAQIVYEEGIGFPILLGNKEIILELKAELGFDADLPIIDPKLAQEDERRTRYATKFWETRQRNGVSLYDAEKFMRERNYFAAMMVNLGDADALVSGHSRSYPSVVKPMLQVIGKAPNVSLVATTNLMMTNRGPMFLSDTAINVNPSAEDLARIALMTANTARIFGVEPVIAMVSYSNFGSSINKTASKVKEAVAYLHENHPDIIVDGEIQADFALNPEMLTEKFPFSKLAGKKVNTLIFPNLESANITYKLMKELNKIASIGPIMMGMNNPVHVFQLGASVEEMVNMAAIAVIDAQEKNLRMK, from the coding sequence ATGGATAAAAATAGTAAAAGAAGCGAAGCGTTATTGTACCACGCAAAACCTACTCCAGGTAAAATTCAAGTAGTGCCAACCAAAAAATATGCAACCCAAAGAGATTTGTCTTTGGCTTATTCTCCAGGAGTTGCAGAACCGTGTTTAGAAATTGCAAAAGATATAAATAATGTTTATAAATATACTGCAAAGGGAAATTTAGTAGCAGTAATTACAAATGGAACTGCCGTTTTGGGGCTTGGAGATATTGGGCCAGAAGCTTCAAAACCAGTTATGGAAGGAAAAGGTTTATTGTTTAAAATATTTTCAGATATTGATGTGTTCGATATAGAGATTGGAACAAAAGATATTGAAGAGTTTATTCAAACAGTAAAAAATATTGCACCTACTTTTGGTGGAATTAATTTAGAAGACATAAAAGCACCAGAGTCATTTGAGATTGAACGCAGATTGGTCGAGGAGCTTAATATTCCTGTAATGCACGATGATCAACATGGAACAGCAATTATTTCTTCGGCAGCATTAATCAATGCTTTAGAGTTGGCTAATAAAAAAGCCGAAGACGTAAAAATGGTGGTTTCTGGAGCAGGATCAGCTGCAATTGCTTGTGCTGATTTATATGTTTTGTTAGGCGTTAAAAGAGAAAATATTTTAATGTTTAATAGTAAAGGGCTTCTAACAAAAGATAATCCTGCTTTGTCTGTATTGCAATTGAAATATGCTAAAGATGGCGCATCTGTAAGTTTAGAAGAGTCGTTGAAAGGAGCTGATATTTTCTTGGGTTTGTCAACTGCAAATGTAATGACTCCACAAATGTTGTTGGGTATGGCTGAAAATCCAATTGTTTTTGCAATGGCAAATCCTGATCCGGAAATCGCTTATAATTTGGCTATTTCTACAAGAAAAGACGTTATTATGGCTACTGGTCGTTCTGATCATCCTAATCAAGTGAATAATGTACTTGGATTTCCTTATATTTTTAGAGGGGCACTTGATGTTCGAGCTACAAAGATAAACGAAGAGATGAAAATGGCTGCTGTTAAAGCACTGGCCGCATTAGCAAAAGAAAGTGTGCCTGAACAGGTTAATGTAGCTTATGGAGCCACCAAATTAGTGTTTGGTAGAGAATATATTATTCCAAAACCGTTTGACCCAAGATTAATTTCTGTTGTAGCTCCAGCTGTTGCAAAAGCCGCCATGGATTCTGAGGTTGCTTTGAATCCCATAACTGATTGGGAAAAATATAAAGAAGAATTGTTGGATCGTTTGGGTAACGATAACAAAATGATTCGTATGATTACCAATCGCGCTAAAACAGATCCTAAAAGAGTAGTTTTTGCAGAAGCAGAACAATTGGATGTTTTAAAAGCAGCTCAAATTGTTTATGAAGAGGGGATAGGTTTTCCAATTTTATTAGGAAATAAAGAAATTATTTTAGAGCTGAAAGCTGAACTTGGCTTTGATGCCGATTTACCTATAATTGATCCTAAACTAGCACAGGAAGATGAAAGAAGAACCCGATATGCAACTAAGTTTTGGGAGACAAGACAACGCAATGGGGTGTCGCTTTATGATGCTGAAAAGTTCATGAGAGAGCGAAATTATTTTGCTGCAATGATGGTGAATTTAGGTGATGCTGATGCGTTGGTATCTGGGCATTCTAGAAGCTATCCTTCTGTAGTAAAACCAATGTTGCAAGTTATTGGTAAAGCACCCAATGTTTCTTTGGTAGCTACCACTAATTTAATGATGACCAATCGTGGTCCTATGTTTTTATCTGATACTGCAATAAACGTTAATCCTTCGGCTGAAGACTTAGCAAGAATTGCATTAATGACCGCTAATACAGCACGAATATTTGGAGTTGAGCCAGTAATTGCGATGGTGTCCTATTCTAATTTTGGTTCATCTATAAATAAAACGGCTTCTAAAGTGAAAGAAGCAGTAGCTTATTTGCATGAAAATCATCCTGATATTATTGTCGACGGTGAAATTCAAGCAGATTTTGCTTTAAATCCAGAAATGCTTACCGAAAAATTTCCTTTTTCAAAATTAGCCGGTAAAAAAGTAAATACTTTGATTTTTCCAAACTTAGAATCTGCTAATATTACCTATAAGTTGATGAAAGAGTTAAACAAAATTGCTTCAATTGGGCCTATAATGATGGGAATGAATAATCCTGTGCACGTATTCCAATTGGGAGCAAGCGTTGAGGAAATGGTTAATATGGCTGCAATTGCTGTAATCGATGCTCAGGAAAAAAACTTGAGAATGAAGTAA
- the sprA gene encoding cell surface protein SprA produces the protein MHKIYIFLLVFFCGILSQAQAQEVVQDTVKKGYDVGELQLANPQSILSAYTYDPVTDTYVYTNSIDDFNINYPIVLTPAEYEKLMLKESMNSYFSKKLAAIDGNKEGSEAAKKDLLPRYYIKSGLFESIFGSNTIDVKPTGSVEIDLGMLYTKQDNPAFSPRNRTNTAFDFNQRISMSLLGKVGTRLQVNANFDTQSTFAFQNLLKLEYTPADDDIVRKIEVGNVSMPLNSTLIQGAQSLFGVKTELQFGKTTVTGVFSEQKSQAKSVIAQGGGTIQEYELYGLDYDNDRHFFLSQYFRDKYDSSLKKYPFIDSRVQITRLEVWVTNKQNRVNTTSNNLRNIIALQDLGEAQITGLLENKIVVLNPSTGMFVKPIDTPTDNANNLYNPALIDGKVSKGLLNSKIREIVTANEGFNLDATGSPVPLKITEGQDYSKLENARKLLPNEYTFNTQLGYISLQQKLANDEILAVAYEYSIGDKVYQVGEFGNDGVEATVVGGNQPSNQTVVSQTLILKMLKSSLTNVSNPVWNLMMKNIYQIPGAYQLIQDDFRLNILYKNPSALNYITPAKDAAGNSVPFPLNPLPENTVENTTLLKVLNVDKLNFNNDPQTGGDGFFDFIPGLTVDTQNGRIIFTSKEPFGELLFNKLDDPNSPRNYDDVTTYNDNQKKYVNPYMYRITQAGAIQNPEVNKFLLRGKFKSVGGDGISIGAFNVPQGSVKVVAAGRVLLEGVDYSVNYQLGRVQILDPSLQASNTPIEISLENNSVFGQQTRRFFGVNVDHLISENFMVGATFLNMKEKPFTQKSTYGQESVNNSIFGLHGNYSSQVPFFTRLVNKLPNIDTDVPSNISVSGEFAYLMPNASKGDQFQGESTSYVDDFESSQSSIDLRSPYAWSLSSTPTNENAQKPTDYGFNATATDLSYGFKRSKLSWYSIDPVFYTSKPSGISNDDLSLNTTRRVYSEELYPLTDIVQGQSLVVNTLDLSFYPKERGPYNNSATFGDTPKENFGGIVRSLSATNFEQSNVEYIQFWVMDPYVGEGKIPQSNTGKVYFNLGEISEDILKDDRKFYENGLGPNQIIASPLPGKANWGNVPASQSLIYAFDNNAGNRVNQDVGLDGLPSSEEAKIYDVYASDPDPAGDNYTYYLNTTGDILNRYKNYNGVDGNSNVNIDSPNRGSSTVPDVEDVNRDNTMNTINAYYEYSIDMKPNMEVGQNNISDVRNTVVTLANGSTTEARWIQFKIPVALPQNIIGEISDFRSIRFMRMFMTDFSDQVTLRFGALDLIRGEWRRYTQALDFNDLNVNDDGTIYETASVNVEENSNRCPVNYVSPPSVVREQLYNNNTVINQDEQSLSMKVSGKGLEPLDGRGAFKNFNIDMRQYNKLKMFLHAESLPDEKVLEDNQMVAFLRFGADYSNDFYQVEIPLKVTVASSSGGSNCAPLSSELVWPTENEIDLSLELLTQLKLKSLKIDKSTLPTDGIYYSDDDPTQVGGDGNSKLRLGIKGNPNLGLIRNIMLGVKSNEPHDAIKGEVWFNELRLADMDNKGGMAALLNVDTNFADLATVSFSGNMKNIGFGTIEQGPNERSREDIQQYNVVTNINLGKFLPKKWGINVPFNYSIGEEIVKPEYDPFYEDIKLQQVLDDADTKAERKSKLNQAIDYTKRKSINFIGVRKERNAEQKPMPYDVENFTFSQYFNEVQRHDFEVEKNLDQQSRTTVDYAFAFQPKPIEPFQKTKFMKKSSYWKFLSDLNFNYLPSSVTFNTNVVRQNNEQQFRQVEDIGIGFDPLYRRNYGFNYQYGFNFNLTKSLKINYTASSRNLVKSYLDENDQTIDGVTIWDRYFDTGTANFHMQQFVLNYELPLNKIPFLSFIKANYSYTGDYSWQQASEAFGKVEKNGQYYDLGSTVQNAKTTNFSTTFTMDTFYKYLGISKNSSAAKPKVAQVPKPGEKIVKTDPLKKINQNQFVEGLKGVLTSLKTVNLSFTDNQGTVLPGYTPGIGFFGSSKPTLGFVFGSQNDVRYEAAKNGWLTTYQEFNQNYTNVKKQEFKGSANLELTPDLKIDLLGDRSYSENFSEQYDVGANGQYNPRSPYNFGIFSISTILIRTSFSTSDEFSSTAFDKFRENRLVIAKRLATARGGIDVTDPAQLDSKGFPLGYSSSNQAVLLPAFLAAYSGSNASSTSTSIFKNFPLPNWAIKYTGLMRYEFFKKNFKRFSLQQIYRASYTVNSFRSNFKYTENPNGKDDSGNYFNPTIMSNVTLVEQFNPLVKLDFELKNSFKILTQINKDRALSMSFDNNLLTEVHGIEYVVGLGYRIKDVVFSSSLADNPTGVIKSDINIKADLTLRDNQTIVRYLDYNNNQLGGGQNIWTLNVTSDYSLSKNLTIIFYYNHSFSKPVISTSFPLTNIRSGFTFRYTFGN, from the coding sequence ATGCATAAAATTTATATTTTTTTGCTGGTATTTTTTTGTGGTATTTTATCACAGGCTCAAGCGCAAGAAGTAGTTCAGGATACTGTAAAAAAAGGCTATGATGTTGGTGAACTTCAATTAGCAAATCCACAAAGTATATTATCAGCCTATACTTACGATCCTGTTACGGATACTTATGTTTATACTAATTCTATAGACGACTTCAATATCAATTATCCTATTGTTTTGACTCCAGCTGAGTACGAGAAATTGATGTTAAAAGAATCTATGAATAGTTATTTTAGCAAAAAATTAGCTGCTATTGATGGTAATAAAGAAGGAAGCGAAGCCGCCAAAAAAGATTTATTGCCCAGATATTATATTAAATCGGGACTTTTTGAGTCCATTTTTGGAAGTAATACCATTGATGTAAAACCAACGGGATCGGTAGAAATTGATTTGGGTATGCTGTATACCAAACAGGATAATCCCGCATTTTCTCCCCGAAATCGTACCAATACTGCATTCGATTTCAATCAAAGAATAAGTATGAGTTTGCTTGGAAAAGTAGGTACACGATTGCAAGTTAATGCCAATTTTGATACTCAATCTACTTTTGCTTTTCAAAATTTATTAAAATTAGAATATACCCCTGCCGATGACGATATTGTACGCAAAATCGAAGTTGGTAATGTCAGTATGCCTTTAAACAGTACTTTGATACAAGGTGCTCAAAGTTTATTTGGTGTAAAAACGGAATTACAGTTTGGTAAAACAACTGTGACAGGAGTGTTTTCTGAGCAAAAATCTCAAGCCAAAAGTGTTATCGCTCAAGGAGGAGGTACGATTCAAGAATATGAATTATACGGTTTGGATTATGATAATGACAGGCACTTCTTTTTATCCCAATATTTTAGGGACAAATATGATTCTTCACTAAAAAAATATCCTTTTATTGACTCAAGGGTACAAATAACAAGGCTGGAAGTTTGGGTCACCAACAAACAAAACCGAGTAAACACGACCAGTAATAATTTAAGAAATATTATTGCGCTTCAGGATTTAGGTGAAGCTCAAATTACGGGACTGTTAGAAAATAAAATTGTAGTTCTGAATCCTTCAACGGGAATGTTTGTTAAGCCTATAGATACTCCAACAGACAATGCTAATAACTTATATAATCCTGCTTTAATTGATGGAAAGGTAAGTAAGGGGTTGCTAAATTCGAAAATTCGTGAAATAGTGACTGCTAATGAAGGATTTAATCTTGATGCTACGGGGTCTCCTGTTCCTCTTAAAATTACCGAAGGTCAAGATTATTCTAAATTAGAAAATGCCCGTAAGTTATTGCCAAATGAATATACTTTTAATACACAATTGGGGTATATATCTTTGCAACAGAAATTGGCAAATGATGAGATTTTAGCTGTTGCCTATGAGTATTCTATTGGAGATAAAGTATATCAAGTGGGTGAATTTGGAAATGATGGTGTTGAAGCTACTGTGGTAGGTGGAAACCAACCTTCAAATCAAACGGTTGTTTCTCAGACTTTAATTTTAAAAATGTTGAAAAGCAGTTTGACAAATGTTTCAAATCCTGTTTGGAATTTGATGATGAAAAATATTTATCAAATCCCCGGTGCCTACCAATTAATTCAAGATGATTTTAGATTAAATATATTATATAAAAATCCATCAGCCTTAAATTATATTACACCGGCAAAAGACGCTGCTGGAAATTCAGTGCCCTTTCCATTAAACCCTTTGCCTGAAAACACAGTAGAAAATACAACTTTGTTGAAAGTTCTAAATGTTGATAAGCTAAATTTTAATAATGATCCTCAAACTGGAGGAGATGGTTTTTTTGATTTCATTCCTGGATTAACTGTGGATACCCAAAATGGTAGAATTATTTTCACAAGTAAAGAGCCTTTTGGTGAATTACTGTTTAATAAGTTAGATGATCCAAACTCTCCACGAAATTATGATGATGTAACTACGTATAATGATAATCAAAAAAAATATGTAAATCCATACATGTATCGAATAACTCAAGCGGGTGCCATTCAAAATCCAGAGGTGAATAAATTTCTTTTGAGAGGAAAGTTTAAATCGGTAGGTGGTGATGGTATTTCTATTGGGGCATTTAATGTTCCTCAGGGGTCTGTTAAAGTCGTAGCTGCTGGGAGGGTTTTACTAGAAGGTGTAGATTATAGTGTCAATTATCAATTGGGGAGAGTCCAGATTTTAGATCCTTCTTTGCAAGCGTCTAATACTCCTATCGAGATTTCATTAGAAAATAATTCTGTTTTTGGCCAACAAACTAGGAGGTTTTTTGGGGTTAATGTTGATCATTTAATTTCTGAAAATTTTATGGTTGGGGCTACTTTTTTAAATATGAAAGAGAAGCCTTTTACTCAAAAATCAACTTATGGTCAAGAATCAGTAAATAATAGTATTTTCGGATTACACGGAAATTATTCCTCTCAAGTGCCCTTTTTTACCCGTTTGGTTAATAAACTGCCTAATATAGATACTGATGTGCCATCTAATATTTCGGTAAGTGGTGAATTTGCTTATTTGATGCCCAATGCATCAAAAGGAGATCAATTTCAGGGAGAATCTACTAGTTATGTAGATGATTTTGAAAGTTCTCAATCTTCAATAGATTTGCGTTCTCCTTATGCTTGGAGTTTGTCGTCAACGCCAACCAATGAAAATGCTCAGAAACCAACAGATTATGGCTTTAATGCTACTGCCACTGATTTGAGCTATGGATTTAAAAGATCGAAATTATCTTGGTATTCTATCGACCCCGTTTTTTATACGTCAAAACCATCTGGAATTTCAAATGATGATTTATCATTGAATACGACTAGGAGAGTTTATAGTGAAGAATTGTACCCTTTGACCGATATTGTTCAGGGACAATCCCTTGTTGTAAATACATTGGATTTGAGTTTTTATCCCAAAGAGCGCGGACCTTACAATAATTCGGCCACTTTTGGCGATACACCCAAAGAGAATTTTGGAGGTATAGTGAGATCGTTAAGTGCTACAAATTTTGAACAAAGTAATGTAGAATATATTCAGTTTTGGGTTATGGATCCTTATGTAGGAGAAGGAAAGATTCCACAATCAAATACAGGAAAAGTCTATTTTAATCTTGGAGAAATTTCAGAAGACATTTTAAAAGATGATCGAAAATTTTATGAAAATGGATTAGGACCAAATCAGATCATTGCAAGTCCGTTGCCAGGGAAAGCAAATTGGGGTAATGTACCTGCTTCTCAATCCTTAATTTATGCTTTCGATAATAATGCAGGTAATCGTGTCAATCAGGATGTTGGATTGGACGGACTTCCTTCTAGTGAAGAAGCAAAGATCTATGATGTGTATGCCTCAGACCCTGATCCAGCAGGGGATAATTATACCTATTATTTAAACACAACTGGTGATATATTAAATCGTTATAAAAATTACAACGGTGTCGATGGGAATTCAAATGTTAATATCGATTCTCCCAATAGAGGTTCTTCGACAGTTCCAGATGTAGAGGATGTCAATAGAGATAATACTATGAACACAATCAATGCGTATTACGAATACAGTATTGATATGAAACCCAATATGGAAGTTGGTCAGAATAACATTTCGGATGTTCGAAACACAGTGGTAACATTGGCCAATGGTAGTACAACAGAAGCACGATGGATACAGTTTAAAATACCAGTTGCTTTGCCACAAAACATCATTGGTGAAATTTCGGATTTTAGATCTATACGTTTTATGCGAATGTTTATGACTGATTTTTCGGATCAGGTTACTTTGCGTTTTGGTGCCTTAGATTTAATTAGAGGAGAATGGAGACGTTATACCCAAGCATTAGATTTTAATGATTTGAATGTTAATGATGATGGGACTATTTATGAAACAGCATCCGTAAATGTCGAAGAGAATTCTAATCGATGTCCAGTAAATTATGTTAGTCCCCCAAGTGTTGTTAGGGAACAATTGTATAATAATAACACGGTTATCAATCAAGATGAGCAATCTCTTTCGATGAAAGTTTCTGGCAAAGGACTGGAACCTTTAGATGGTAGAGGAGCATTTAAGAACTTTAATATTGATATGCGTCAATACAATAAACTCAAAATGTTCTTGCATGCTGAGTCATTGCCTGATGAAAAAGTTTTAGAAGACAATCAAATGGTTGCTTTCTTACGTTTTGGTGCCGATTATTCTAATGATTTTTATCAAGTTGAAATTCCTTTAAAAGTTACTGTAGCTTCTTCTTCGGGTGGAAGTAATTGTGCTCCATTGAGTTCAGAATTGGTTTGGCCTACTGAGAACGAAATTGATTTGTCATTAGAATTATTAACACAATTAAAGTTGAAATCTTTAAAAATTGACAAATCAACTTTACCTACTGATGGTATATATTATTCCGATGATGATCCTACACAAGTTGGAGGAGATGGAAATAGTAAACTTCGTTTAGGAATCAAAGGAAATCCAAATTTAGGTTTGATCCGAAATATAATGTTGGGGGTTAAAAGTAATGAACCACATGATGCCATTAAAGGGGAAGTTTGGTTTAACGAACTTCGTTTAGCCGATATGGACAATAAAGGAGGTATGGCAGCTTTGTTAAACGTAGATACTAATTTTGCCGACTTGGCTACGGTGTCTTTTTCTGGAAACATGAAAAATATTGGTTTTGGAACAATAGAGCAAGGTCCAAATGAAAGAAGTAGAGAAGATATTCAGCAGTATAATGTTGTGACGAATATTAATTTAGGTAAATTTTTACCAAAAAAATGGGGAATAAATGTGCCTTTTAATTATTCCATTGGGGAAGAAATTGTTAAACCGGAATATGATCCGTTTTATGAGGACATCAAATTGCAACAAGTTTTGGATGATGCAGATACTAAAGCAGAAAGAAAATCAAAATTGAATCAGGCGATTGATTATACCAAGCGTAAAAGCATTAATTTTATTGGTGTTCGTAAAGAAAGAAATGCAGAACAAAAACCAATGCCTTATGATGTAGAAAACTTTACTTTTTCGCAATATTTTAATGAAGTGCAACGACATGATTTTGAAGTCGAAAAGAATTTGGATCAACAATCAAGAACTACTGTAGATTATGCTTTTGCTTTTCAACCCAAACCAATAGAACCTTTTCAAAAAACAAAATTTATGAAGAAAAGTAGTTATTGGAAGTTTTTGAGTGATCTTAATTTTAATTATTTGCCATCAAGTGTAACTTTTAATACAAATGTGGTAAGACAAAATAATGAACAACAATTTAGGCAGGTGGAAGATATTGGTATTGGTTTTGACCCGCTTTATCGAAGAAACTATGGCTTTAATTATCAATATGGTTTTAATTTTAATTTAACAAAATCCTTAAAAATTAATTATACAGCTTCATCAAGAAACCTTGTCAAAAGTTACTTGGATGAAAATGATCAGACTATAGATGGAGTAACAATTTGGGATCGATATTTTGATACGGGAACAGCTAATTTTCATATGCAACAGTTTGTTTTGAATTATGAGCTTCCATTGAACAAAATCCCTTTTTTGAGCTTTATTAAAGCTAATTACTCCTATACCGGTGATTATAGTTGGCAACAAGCTTCAGAAGCATTTGGGAAAGTTGAAAAAAATGGTCAGTATTATGATTTAGGAAGTACGGTTCAGAATGCTAAAACCACCAATTTTTCAACTACGTTTACTATGGATACCTTTTATAAATATTTAGGGATATCTAAAAATTCTTCTGCAGCTAAACCAAAAGTTGCTCAAGTACCAAAACCAGGCGAAAAAATCGTTAAAACGGATCCGTTAAAAAAGATCAATCAAAATCAATTTGTTGAAGGCCTGAAAGGAGTATTAACAAGTTTGAAAACTGTTAATTTAAGCTTTACGGATAATCAGGGTACAGTTTTACCTGGGTATACACCGGGTATTGGTTTTTTTGGTTCTTCAAAACCAACTTTGGGATTTGTATTTGGCAGCCAAAATGATGTTCGATATGAAGCTGCCAAAAATGGATGGTTGACCACTTATCAAGAATTCAATCAAAATTATACCAATGTTAAAAAACAAGAATTCAAAGGATCTGCGAATCTTGAGTTGACACCGGATTTAAAAATTGATTTATTAGGTGATCGTTCGTATTCTGAAAATTTTTCAGAACAATATGACGTTGGTGCTAATGGACAATATAATCCTAGATCGCCTTATAATTTTGGAATATTTTCTATTTCAACAATTTTGATACGAACTTCTTTTTCTACTAGTGATGAATTTAGTTCAACGGCATTTGATAAGTTTCGAGAAAATAGATTGGTAATTGCGAAAAGGCTAGCAACTGCAAGAGGAGGTATAGATGTTACCGATCCAGCACAATTAGATTCTAAAGGATTTCCTTTAGGCTACTCCAGTTCCAATCAGGCAGTTTTATTACCTGCTTTTTTGGCGGCTTATTCTGGTTCTAATGCAAGTAGTACTTCTACGAGTATTTTTAAAAACTTTCCATTGCCAAATTGGGCAATAAAGTATACTGGTTTGATGCGTTATGAGTTTTTCAAAAAGAACTTTAAACGTTTTTCTTTGCAACAAATCTATAGAGCATCTTATACCGTAAATTCTTTTAGGTCTAATTTTAAATATACTGAAAACCCTAATGGGAAAGATGATAGTGGGAACTATTTTAATCCTACTATTATGTCAAATGTTACTTTGGTAGAGCAGTTTAATCCATTAGTTAAATTGGATTTTGAATTAAAAAATTCTTTTAAAATTTTAACTCAAATCAATAAAGACAGAGCGTTGTCCATGAGTTTTGATAATAATTTATTAACGGAGGTTCATGGAATTGAATATGTAGTTGGATTAGGTTATCGAATTAAAGACGTAGTTTTCTCTTCCAGCTTGGCTGATAATCCGACTGGAGTTATTAAAAGTGATATAAATATTAAAGCCGATTTAACTTTAAGGGATAATCAAACCATTGTGCGGTATTTGGATTATAATAACAATCAATTAGGAGGAGGACAAAATATTTGGACATTAAATGTGACTTCTGATTATTCATTGAGTAAAAATTTGACAATAATATTTTATTATAATCATTCTTTTTCGAAACCAGTTATTTCTACATCCTTTCCATTGACTAATATTAGGTCTGGGTTTACATTTCGGTATACTTTCGGTAATTAA
- a CDS encoding CBS domain-containing protein yields the protein MTVNQILSTKGKEVFSIVSTITVFEALRVMGEKNIGAILVIEDGVLKGILSERDYARKIVLKDKSSKKTPVSEIMESDVLTVKPSDNLDFCMSLMSQKRIRHLPVIEDKKVIGIVSIGDVVKAIIEVQKETIKHLDSYISQ from the coding sequence ATGACTGTAAATCAAATATTAAGCACAAAAGGAAAAGAAGTTTTTTCTATTGTTTCGACTATTACTGTTTTTGAAGCATTGAGAGTTATGGGTGAAAAAAATATTGGTGCCATTCTTGTAATAGAAGATGGAGTATTGAAAGGTATTCTGTCTGAAAGAGATTATGCTAGAAAAATTGTTTTAAAAGATAAGTCTTCAAAAAAAACACCAGTGAGTGAGATTATGGAAAGCGATGTTTTGACTGTAAAACCTTCAGATAATCTTGATTTTTGTATGAGTTTAATGAGTCAAAAACGAATTAGACATTTGCCTGTAATTGAAGATAAAAAGGTGATTGGTATAGTTTCAATTGGTGATGTTGTAAAAGCTATTATTGAAGTTCAAAAAGAAACAATAAAACATTTGGATTCTTATATTTCACAATAA
- the ruvA gene encoding Holliday junction branch migration protein RuvA: MIAHLQGKLVEKTPTDVVIDCNGVGYHVNISLHTYSLLPNTDFIKLFTHLQIKEDAHTLFGFVEKSEREIFKMLLSVSGIGASIARTMLSSLEPKQIINAIASGDVVTIQKIKGIGSKTAQRVILDLKEKVLKLYDLDEVSMLQSNTNKDEALSALEVLGFVRKTSEKVIEKIVKEDPEATVETIIKRALKNL, translated from the coding sequence ATGATAGCACATTTACAAGGAAAATTAGTAGAAAAAACACCTACCGATGTAGTAATAGACTGTAATGGAGTTGGGTATCATGTAAATATTTCTTTGCATACCTATTCATTACTTCCTAATACAGATTTTATAAAATTATTTACGCATCTTCAAATTAAAGAAGATGCGCATACTTTGTTTGGTTTTGTAGAAAAATCAGAACGAGAGATATTTAAAATGCTGTTGTCTGTTTCTGGAATTGGAGCTAGCATAGCCCGTACGATGCTTTCTTCATTGGAACCAAAACAAATTATTAATGCCATTGCCTCTGGAGATGTAGTTACTATTCAAAAAATTAAGGGAATCGGTAGTAAAACTGCACAACGGGTTATTCTTGATTTGAAAGAAAAAGTGTTAAAATTATATGATTTGGATGAAGTTTCCATGCTTCAAAGCAATACAAATAAAGATGAGGCGTTATCTGCTCTAGAAGTCCTAGGCTTTGTTCGAAAAACATCAGAAAAGGTAATTGAAAAAATCGTCAAAGAAGACCCAGAGGCTACAGTGGAAACTATAATAAAAAGAGCTTTAAAAAATTTATAA